The following proteins come from a genomic window of Maniola hyperantus chromosome 8, iAphHyp1.2, whole genome shotgun sequence:
- the Alg7 gene encoding UDP-N-acetylglucosamine--dolichyl-phosphate N-acetylglucosaminephosphotransferase has protein sequence MWSFIILIILSIIAYFLTDELIPKLKSLFKNAGLFGIDLCKVSKDKIPEAIGVISGCIFLITILLFIPICFGNSLMDRGNFPHNEFAELLAALLSICCMLLLGFADDVLNLKWRYKLLLPTIASLPLLVVYYVNFNSTTFIVPIPLRQFFGISVNIGFLYYIYMGMLAVFCTNAINILAGINGLEVGQSVIIAMSIIIFNIVELSGDQYKAHNFSLHIMIPYLATTLALLKHNWYPSKVFVGDTFCYVSGMTFAVVSILSHFSKTVLLFFLPQIINFLYSVPQLFRIVPCPRHRIPKYSAETDLLHASRTVILKKDLSFLTKIVLHIFTFLKLVDKVEDSDGIMLNNLTLINLFLIKMGPMSEIRLTKSLLVFQIFCTCIAFLIRYPMASYFYDVHIYNNLV, from the exons ATGTGGTCTTTTATaatcttaattattttatcCATAATCGCGTACTTTTTAACTGATGAATTAATACCGaagttaaaaagtttatttaaaaatgctGGCTTATTCGGAATCGATTTATGCAAGGTATCTAAGGACAAAAT CCCAGAAGCAATTGGAGTGATTTCAggatgcatatttttaataacaatctTGTTATTTATCCCAATATGCTTTGGGAACAGCCTAATGGATAGAGGAAACTTTCCACACAATGAA tttgcaGAACTATTAGCAGCGTTACTGTCAATCTGTTGTATGCTACTGTTAGGATTTGCTGATGACGTGTTGAATTTAAAATGGAGATATAAGTTGCTGTTACCAACCATTGCATCACTGCCATTACTGGTTGTGTATTATGTCAACTTCAACTCCACAACATTTATTGTACCAATACCTTTACGCCAGTTCTTTGGGATATCTGTGAATATtg GTTTTCTTTATTATATCTATATGGGAATGTTGGCAGTATTTTGCACTAATGCAATCAATATTCTAGCTGGCATAAATGGCCTAGAAGTTGGACAGTCTGTAATTATTGccatgtcaataataatttttaatattgtcgAGTTGAGTGGGGATCAGTATAAAGCTCATAACTTCTCTCTTCACATAATGATTCCCTACCTTGCTACTACACTGGCCTTGTTAAAACATAATTG GTACCCATCCAAAGTTTTTGTTGGAGATACATTTTGCTATGTATCTGGTATGACATTTGCAGTAGTCAGTATCCTCAGTCATTTTAGTAAAACGGTTCTGTTATTTTTTCTGCCCCAAATTATCAACTTCTTATATTCTGTACCACAACTTTTCCGTATTGTACCCTGTCCCAGACACAGAATTCCAAAATATAGCGCGGAAACAGACTTGCTGCATGCTAGCAGAacagttattttaaagaaagaCCTGTCATTCTTGACTAAAATTGTTCtacatatttttacttttctgAAGTTGGTAGATAAAGTAGAAGATAGTGATGGTATAATGCTAAATAACCTGACGTTAATAAACCTGTTTCTAATAAAAATGGGACCAATGTCAGAGATTAGATTAACTAAAAGTTTATTAGTCTTTCAAATTTTTTGCACATGTATAGCATTTTTAATAAGGTACCCTATGGCGTCTTATTTTTATGATgtacatatatataataatttagtatAA
- the scat gene encoding vacuolar protein sorting-associated protein 54, protein MEDKSTSDRTPNWQNCIHCPNLLFNSATEFERHILQKHSVKEGSIILCQYGQNGICSALQFGDLRKAGFKYHVRQYHLYKTTATDDWTFYSSSQNLPAVLNDPNRGKQSNFFTKTWGDGFIDKIEIYPSPYLPEITLLHFESYCKKVSKRYRRHCQLKDSLPIKVKTPVVETVCEIPSIFFEQSLALNDAQNFSKVFPGLSNTPDINSTIRTLQETLSTYLDVVEMKISKQVAQKSDAFFHAMLSHDTIMEQMARAVKTVQVTRKDVAGVKQNLTESPLKLISLTRINHNLNNVHELLKLIAIVQQTQPMIQLLLSTSDYVAALDLISSTQKVLSTRLSGIQAFRHLSPQLTEMKRLIHKMLNNEFSRFIVTDLNRASKDLSELPDRDKIVSIVSGILRLREFDFLDIFKTEAMTSIQASVKQCLIEIISQRDGGTEIVLRGSNADTWLLCNEGIVFLQKVTPNIMNLFKRIMSICNLIQDISQMSDITGNDSEEIWTQEELNLIDEKIKKLIASLSDYSNERCANLIVTKTDKEYALINLTQLSKLSELTENFSRQCERITGHYSNAMRLALRSFAMKYIQNLHSERRFQLTSALNAERWKSAEVPYELQSVISKICETGEIPLALLYESGKPDGKYLIINKENYAVVASVQLLIKILFEYCDACKQSPDIVQYLVHCMLELTRLYNSRCCQLVLGAGAIQSAGLKTISTSNLALVSRSLQVLLWLLPLIIKLLENIHSKELSLNGFNSIENDIAGHKKEIENKISIIVSNMLCSQLGGWEAKPPVPSQTFRNISKHLVKLHEALIDILPLEQIRNIYMKVHDNFKDKLREQLGKMNIVANGSPQHGVVTSELTFYLQTLKTLRVINEHDTEDNILYDIWLN, encoded by the exons ATGGAGGACAAATCTACCTCAGATAGGACGCCGAATTGGCAAAACTGCATCCATTGCCCCAACCTGCTGTTCAACAGTGCCACGGAATTTGAAAG GCACATTCTACAGAAACACAGTGTTAAAGAAGGCTCGATAATACTGTGTCAATATGGACAGAACGGCATATGTTCAGCACTACAGTTTGGAGACTTGAGAAAGGCAGGATTCAAATATCATGTGAGACAATACCACCTTTATAAGACTACTGCCACAGATGACTGGACATTTTATTCTTCATCACAAAATCTTCCTGCAGTTTTAAATGATCCAAACAGGGGCAAGCAGAGcaattttttcacaaaaacaTGGGGTGATGGATTCATAGACAAAATAGAAATTTATCCTAGTCCATATCTGCCTGAAATAACTTTATTACACTTTGAGTCATATTGTAAAAAGGTTTCCAAGAGATACAGAAGACATTGTCAGCTAAAGGACAGTTTGCCGATCAAGGTGAAGACACCTGTTGTTGAGACAGTGTGTGAAATACCAAGTATATTCTTTGAGCAATCCCTGGCGCTCAATGATGCCCAAAATTTTAGCAAAGTTTTCCCTGGTCTCTCCAATACACCAGATATTAACTCTACAATAAGAACACTGCAAGAAACATTAAGCACATACCTGGATGTTGTGGAAATGAAGATATCAAAACAGGTTGCTCAAAAATCAGATGCATTTTTTCATGCTATGCTGTCTCATGATACTATTATGGAACAAATGGCACGAGCGGTGAAGACAGTACAAGTCACAAGAAAGGATGTTGCTGGTGTGAAACAAAATTTAACAGAAAGTCCCTTAAAATTAATAAGTCTTACTAGGATAAATCACAATCTAAACAATGTTCATGAACTGTTGAAGTTAATAGCTATAGTCCAGCAAACCCAACCCATGATTCAACTTCTTCTGAGTACATCAGACTATGTCGCCGCACTTGATTTGATTAGTTCCACACAAAAAGTCTTGTCAACTCGTTTATCTGGTATTCAAGCTTTTCGACATTTGTCTCCCCAATTGACAGAAATGAAAAGATTAATTCATAAGATGTTAAACAATGAATTTTCACGGTTTATTGTAACCGATCTCAACAGAGCCTCAAAAGACCTGTCGGAGTTGCCAGATAGAGATAAAATTGTATCAATTGTGTCTGGAATATTACGTCTAAGGGAGTTTGATTTTCtcgatatttttaaaacagaGGCAATGACATCCATTCAAGCTTCAGTAAAACAGTGTCTCATAGAAATAATATCACAAAGAGATGGTGGTACAGAAATTGTTTTGAGGGGTTCCAATGCTGATACCTGGTTATTATGTAATGAAGGTATAGTATTTCTTCAAAAAGTTACTCCAAACattatgaatttatttaaaaggatAATGTCAATATGTAATTTGATACAGGATATTAGTCAAATGAGTGATATCACTGGAAATGACAGTGAAGAGATTTGGACTCAGGAAGAACTGAATCTGAttgatgaaaaaataaaaaaactgataGCTTCACTTTCAGACTACAGTAATGAAAGGTGTGCCAATCTCATAGTGACAAAGACTGATAAAGAATATGCATTAATAAATTTAACTCAACTGTCTAAATTATCAGAATTAACAGAGAACTTTTCTAGGCAGTGTGAAAGAATTACAGGACATTACAGTAATGCAATGAGACTGGCATTGAGGAGTTTTGCTATGAAATATATTCAAAATTTACACTCTGAGCGAAGATTTCAGCTCACTTCTGCTTTAAATgctgaaagatggaagagtgcaGAAGTGCCATATGAGTTGCAAAGTGTTATAAGTAAAATTTGTGAGACTGGAGAAATTCCCCTAGCATTGCTTTACGAAAGTGGCAAACCAGatggaaaatatttaattataaacaaagaaaactaTGCTGTTGTTGCATCAGTACagcttttaatcaaaatattatttgaatattGTGATGCATGCAAACAATCTCCAGATATAGTTCAATACTTAGTACATTGCATGTTGGAGCTCACCAGATTGTATAATTCACGATGTTGCCAGTTGGTACTAGGAGCGGGAGCAATACAAAGTGCAGGCCTAAAGACTATTTCAACATCAAACCTTGCTTTAGTATCACGATCACTGCAAGTTCTTTTATGGCTTTTGCCATTGATAATTAAGCTGTTAGAGAACATTCACTCAAAAGAGCTATCTCTAAATGGGTTTAACAGCATAGAAAATGATATAGCTGGGCataaaaaagaaattgaaaataaaatttccaTAATAGTGAGTAACATGTTATGCTCTCAACTCGGGGGCTGGGAAGCTAAACCTCCAGTCCCCTCACAAACATTCCGAAATATATCTAAACATTTAGTTAAACTTCACGAGGCTCTCATAGACATTTTACCTTTAGAACAAATTCGCAATATATACATGAAAGTGCATGATAATTTTAAAGACAAACTGAGAGAACAATTAGGTAAAATGAACATTGTAGCAAATGGTAGTCCTCAACACGGTGTTGTGACATCTGAACTGACATTTTACTTGCAGACTCTCAAAACACTAAGAGTTATTAACGAGCATGATACAGAAGATAACATATTATATGACATTtggttaaattaa